From a single Herbiconiux sp. SALV-R1 genomic region:
- a CDS encoding LacI family DNA-binding transcriptional regulator — MNRVRATTLEDVARAAGVSRATVSLALAGTGRLSDETRARVRAVAAELDYTVNVGASNLRRARAGALGVYLPESTNGLAYYMDFVFGAVETAAASGQSVTIVAGAAAGERARAHVDGYILIDPPDDDPVVRRILGGRLPVVSGERVPSGLPAPWGVVYSDHRRGMTALMNHVAERGAARPALIAPPANTVWGSEVRHAYLAWCADNGVQPIVRESPERFMPDDVRRVATELLGGGDRPDAIISAPDGSAVGAVSAARALGLEVGTDVLITAYADSLAMQMADPPITAIDLRARDFGRHCAAMLLSALDGDGEGVGDGGGSGNAGDDVEAETGGHSDVEAEVFTIDLRVRASTGAPPPPAPPAPTTP; from the coding sequence GTGAATCGTGTGCGGGCGACGACCCTCGAGGATGTCGCCCGGGCGGCGGGGGTGTCACGGGCGACGGTGTCGCTGGCGCTCGCCGGCACGGGGCGGCTCTCGGACGAGACGCGGGCGCGGGTGCGCGCCGTGGCCGCCGAGCTCGACTACACGGTGAACGTGGGGGCGAGCAACCTCCGCCGCGCCCGCGCGGGCGCCCTCGGCGTGTACCTCCCCGAGAGCACGAACGGCCTGGCCTACTACATGGACTTCGTGTTCGGAGCCGTCGAGACCGCCGCCGCCAGCGGGCAGTCGGTGACCATCGTCGCCGGCGCCGCCGCCGGTGAGCGGGCCAGAGCGCACGTCGACGGCTACATCCTCATCGACCCGCCCGACGACGACCCCGTGGTGCGCCGCATCCTCGGGGGCCGGCTGCCGGTGGTGTCGGGTGAACGCGTGCCGTCGGGCCTCCCGGCGCCGTGGGGTGTCGTCTACTCCGACCACCGCAGGGGAATGACCGCACTCATGAACCATGTCGCCGAGCGCGGGGCCGCCCGCCCGGCGCTCATCGCGCCGCCGGCCAACACCGTCTGGGGCAGCGAGGTGCGCCACGCCTATCTCGCCTGGTGCGCCGACAACGGGGTGCAGCCGATCGTGCGCGAGTCGCCCGAGCGCTTCATGCCCGACGACGTGCGCCGCGTGGCCACCGAGCTGCTCGGCGGCGGCGACCGCCCCGATGCCATCATCTCCGCTCCCGACGGCTCGGCCGTGGGTGCCGTGTCGGCAGCACGCGCCCTGGGCCTCGAGGTGGGAACGGATGTTCTCATCACCGCCTACGCCGACAGTCTCGCCATGCAGATGGCCGACCCGCCCATCACGGCGATCGACCTCCGCGCCCGCGACTTCGGGCGTCACTGCGCGGCGATGCTGCTCTCGGCGCTCGACGGCGACGGCGAGGGCGTGGGCGACGGCGGCGGTTCGGGCAACGCCGGCGACGACGTCGAGGCTGAGACCGGCGGCCACAGCGACGTCGAGGCCGAGGTGTTCACCATCGACCTCCGTGTACGCGCGTCGACTGGCGCACCGCCCCCGCCCGCCCCGCCCGCCCCGACGACCCCCTAG
- a CDS encoding RidA family protein, translated as MTLSHEERAAELGLVIPDYASVPYHGLSYGSMKAFHKTGNLLFLSGHVEDAPGHEGDPLHAGRLGAEVTVEQGYEAARLTALNCLATIRLALGTLDRVKGLVGSLNYVAVAPGFTDVHLISSGATDLFRDLFGPENGLGGRATLGVSALAGNHCFENVLTIETVD; from the coding sequence GTGACCTTGTCCCACGAAGAACGAGCAGCCGAACTCGGCCTCGTCATCCCGGACTACGCCAGCGTGCCCTACCACGGCCTCTCGTACGGATCGATGAAGGCGTTCCACAAGACCGGGAACCTGCTCTTCCTCTCCGGTCACGTCGAGGACGCACCCGGCCATGAGGGCGACCCGCTGCACGCGGGCCGTCTCGGCGCCGAGGTGACGGTCGAGCAGGGCTACGAGGCGGCACGCCTCACCGCGCTCAACTGCCTCGCGACCATCAGGCTCGCGCTGGGAACCCTCGACCGGGTCAAGGGCCTCGTCGGTTCGCTGAACTACGTCGCCGTCGCCCCGGGCTTCACCGATGTCCACCTCATCTCGAGCGGTGCCACAGACCTCTTCCGCGACCTCTTCGGGCCGGAGAACGGCCTCGGCGGCCGCGCCACCCTCGGCGTCAGCGCCCTGGCCGGCAACCACTGCTTCGAGAACGTCCTCACGATAGAAACGGTTGATTGA
- a CDS encoding NtaA/DmoA family FMN-dependent monooxygenase (This protein belongs to a clade of FMN-dependent monooxygenases, within a broader family of flavin-dependent oxidoreductases, the luciferase-like monooxygenase (LMM) family, some of whose members use coenzyme F420 rather than FMN.): MFHLGWFVGNGYSVQSWGRDWAGTDNDDWWSPSLYADAARALERACFDFMVFQDGLMVPDVFGGSMEADLKFAQEIPRSDPTAMVAVLTQVTKNLGYIPTISTSFYPPFMAARMLATLDQLSGGHAGGNLVTSASDRAAQNFGLEGHHDHDLRYGMAEEWTDLVTQLWDSWEPGAVIMDTERHVFADHTKVHPIHFTGQHYSSRGPLNTPPGPQGRPVISQAGGSPAGREFGARFADVIFCVPNGIESMKAYRRDIHERMAKYGRSPEECKILFMVDPIIGETDQVARDIAAARAEAKTTDAYVEEHLSVMSYFSGIDFAQFDLDQPMPDLDGKVNAQQSTMARYQKDAAGKTLRELVIAHNMVATIDLVGSPDTVAAKMGEVIDEVGGDGFLLSGPLNRKNIAEITDGLVPALKRRGLTRSSYAGATLRENLREF, encoded by the coding sequence ATGTTTCACCTCGGATGGTTCGTCGGCAACGGCTACAGCGTGCAGTCGTGGGGCCGCGACTGGGCGGGCACCGACAACGACGACTGGTGGTCGCCGAGCCTCTACGCCGACGCCGCGCGAGCCCTCGAGCGCGCCTGCTTCGACTTCATGGTCTTCCAAGACGGGCTGATGGTGCCCGACGTGTTCGGCGGCAGCATGGAGGCCGACCTCAAGTTCGCCCAGGAGATCCCGCGTTCCGACCCCACGGCGATGGTGGCCGTGCTCACGCAGGTGACGAAGAACCTCGGCTACATCCCCACCATCTCCACCTCGTTCTACCCGCCCTTCATGGCGGCACGGATGCTCGCCACCCTCGACCAGCTGTCAGGCGGTCACGCTGGTGGCAACCTGGTCACCTCCGCCAGCGATCGCGCCGCGCAGAACTTCGGGCTCGAGGGTCACCACGACCACGACCTCCGCTACGGCATGGCCGAGGAGTGGACCGACCTCGTCACGCAGCTCTGGGACTCCTGGGAGCCCGGCGCCGTGATCATGGACACCGAGCGGCACGTCTTCGCCGACCACACCAAGGTGCACCCCATCCACTTCACCGGGCAGCACTACTCCTCGCGCGGGCCGCTCAACACGCCGCCCGGTCCGCAGGGCCGGCCCGTCATCTCACAGGCCGGCGGCTCGCCCGCGGGCCGCGAGTTCGGCGCGAGGTTCGCCGACGTCATCTTCTGCGTGCCGAACGGCATCGAGTCGATGAAGGCGTACCGCCGCGACATCCACGAGCGCATGGCGAAGTACGGTCGCTCACCGGAGGAGTGCAAGATCCTGTTCATGGTCGACCCGATCATCGGCGAGACCGACCAGGTGGCGCGCGACATCGCCGCCGCCCGCGCCGAGGCGAAGACCACCGACGCCTACGTCGAGGAGCACCTCTCGGTGATGTCGTACTTCTCGGGCATCGACTTCGCCCAGTTCGACCTCGACCAGCCGATGCCCGACCTCGACGGCAAGGTCAACGCCCAGCAGAGCACCATGGCGCGCTACCAGAAGGATGCGGCGGGCAAGACCCTGCGCGAGCTCGTCATCGCCCACAACATGGTGGCGACGATCGACCTCGTCGGCAGCCCCGACACCGTGGCGGCGAAGATGGGCGAGGTGATCGACGAGGTCGGCGGCGACGGGTTCCTGCTCTCGGGGCCGCTCAACCGCAAGAACATCGCCGAGATCACCGACGGGCTCGTGCCCGCGCTGAAGCGCCGCGGACTCACGCGGTCGTCGTACGCGGGTGCGACGCTGCGCGAGAACCTGCGGGAGTTCTAG
- the argG gene encoding argininosuccinate synthase — MSKVLTSLPVGERVGIAFSGGLDTSVAVAWMREKGAVPCTYTADLGQPDEPDVEAVPGRAGEYGAEIARLVDCRAALVEEGLDALQCGAFHIRSGGKTYFNTTPLGRAVTGTLLVRAMKEDDVEIWGDGSTYKGNDIERFYRYGLLANPRLRIYKPWLDEAFVTELGGRQEMSEWLVARGFPYRASAEKAYSTDANIWGATHEAKTLEQLDTGVEIVEPIMGVPFWRDDVSIESEIVSVTFEAGRPVALNGTAYDDAVALVLEANAIGGRHGLGMSDQIENRIIEAKSRGIYEAPGMALLHIAYERLLNAIHNEDTVANYHLEGRKLGRLMYEGRWLDPQALMLRESIGRWVGSAVTGTVTLKLRRGDDYSILNTEGPSLSYHPDKLSMERVGDAAFGPLDRIGQLTMRNLDIADTRSRLEQYARQGIVGGATAQLVGDLEAGEAAAITAGSPESELEAATDAANEASAFDLGTD; from the coding sequence ATGTCCAAAGTCCTCACCTCCCTCCCTGTCGGCGAGCGCGTCGGAATCGCGTTCTCGGGCGGGCTCGACACCTCGGTCGCCGTCGCGTGGATGCGCGAGAAGGGCGCGGTGCCCTGCACCTACACCGCCGACCTCGGCCAGCCCGACGAGCCCGACGTGGAGGCCGTTCCCGGTCGCGCCGGCGAGTACGGCGCCGAGATCGCCCGCCTGGTCGACTGCCGGGCGGCGCTCGTGGAGGAGGGGCTGGATGCGCTGCAGTGCGGTGCGTTCCACATCCGTTCCGGGGGCAAGACCTACTTCAACACCACGCCCCTCGGTCGCGCCGTCACGGGCACGCTGCTCGTGCGCGCGATGAAGGAGGACGACGTCGAGATCTGGGGCGACGGCTCGACCTACAAGGGCAACGACATCGAGCGGTTCTACCGCTACGGCCTGCTGGCGAACCCGCGCCTGCGCATCTACAAGCCGTGGCTCGACGAGGCCTTCGTCACCGAGCTCGGCGGGCGGCAGGAGATGAGCGAGTGGCTCGTCGCCCGCGGCTTCCCCTACCGCGCCTCGGCCGAGAAGGCGTACTCGACCGACGCCAACATCTGGGGTGCCACTCACGAGGCGAAGACCCTCGAGCAGCTCGACACGGGCGTCGAGATCGTCGAGCCGATCATGGGCGTGCCGTTCTGGCGCGACGACGTGTCGATCGAATCGGAGATCGTGTCGGTGACCTTCGAGGCGGGCCGCCCGGTCGCGCTCAACGGCACGGCGTACGACGACGCGGTCGCCCTGGTGCTCGAGGCCAACGCCATCGGCGGCCGCCACGGCCTCGGCATGAGCGACCAGATCGAGAACCGCATCATCGAGGCGAAGTCGCGCGGCATCTACGAGGCTCCGGGCATGGCGCTGCTGCACATCGCCTACGAGCGGCTGCTGAACGCCATCCACAACGAAGACACCGTGGCGAACTACCACCTCGAGGGCCGCAAGCTCGGCCGCCTCATGTACGAGGGCCGCTGGCTCGACCCGCAGGCGCTCATGCTGCGCGAGTCAATCGGCCGCTGGGTGGGTTCGGCCGTCACCGGAACCGTCACGCTGAAGCTGCGTCGGGGAGACGACTACAGCATCCTGAACACCGAGGGTCCCTCGCTGAGCTACCACCCCGACAAGCTCTCGATGGAGCGCGTGGGCGACGCGGCCTTCGGCCCGCTCGACCGCATCGGCCAGCTCACCATGCGCAACCTCGACATCGCCGACACCCGTTCGCGCCTCGAGCAGTACGCGCGGCAGGGCATCGTGGGCGGCGCGACCGCGCAGCTCGTGGGCGACCTCGAGGCGGGCGAGGCCGCGGCCATCACCGCGGGCTCCCCCGAGTCGGAGCTCGAGGCGGCCACCGACGCCGCCAACGAGGCCTCCGCCTTCGACCTCGGCACCGACTGA